One Planctomycetota bacterium DNA segment encodes these proteins:
- a CDS encoding helix-turn-helix domain-containing protein, with protein MAKKCRFIRLERKQREELNAFIGVLVAKQSLSSLRRVQAVMLSDAGKMPSEIARTLGACEASVYRWLLGYRKFGPAGLAGRVQPGKLTPEQIDKLLGISGRRPVQDGKAGKKPWSFRKISRWAKSNWNVSISAVRLRQIILKRILMDK; from the coding sequence ATGGCTAAAAAGTGTCGGTTTATCAGATTGGAGCGGAAGCAACGTGAGGAACTGAATGCTTTTATAGGCGTGCTGGTTGCAAAACAGAGCTTGTCTTCGTTACGTCGTGTGCAGGCGGTTATGCTTTCGGATGCGGGTAAAATGCCCTCAGAGATAGCCCGGACATTAGGTGCGTGTGAGGCTTCGGTCTATCGCTGGCTTTTGGGCTACCGGAAATTCGGTCCGGCAGGACTGGCCGGACGGGTTCAGCCGGGCAAATTAACTCCTGAGCAGATTGATAAACTTTTAGGAATAAGCGGCCGTCGTCCGGTACAAGATGGGAAAGCGGGTAAAAAGCCATGGAGTTTCCGGAAGATATCCCGCTGGGCCAAGTCGAACTGGAATGTCAGTATCTCTGCGGTCCGTTTGAGACAGATTATTCTTAAGCGGATATTGATGGATAAATAA